The proteins below come from a single Salvelinus alpinus chromosome 18, SLU_Salpinus.1, whole genome shotgun sequence genomic window:
- the LOC139544093 gene encoding 3-hydroxy-3-methylglutaryl-coenzyme A reductase-like isoform X1 has protein sequence MKVLLFCSYIDSSQVLTRCVSTMLNGVFRLHGLMVASHPWEVIVGTIALTVCLMSMNNLATSDQICSWSNGCPKLQERILNSDVIILTVTRCMAIVYIYFQFQNLRQLGSKYILGIAGLFTVFSSFVFSTVVIHFLGKELTGLNEALPFFLLLIDLSKACTLAKFALSSNSQEEVRENISQGMAILGPTFTLDALVECLVIGVGTMSGVRQLEMMCCFGCMSVLANYFVFMTFFPACVSLVLELSRESREGRPVWQLSHFARVMAEEEDNKPNPVTQRVKIIMSLGLVLVHAHSRLVSEQPGQNRTVEGASSSLALDGPTVQRMDQDYTLWPIPLTSMELEQVITLGLALLLAVKYVFFEPAETELSLKSSISTSISAPALSHKGAEDCCRRDPAPAKTSPTTNSTPNPLAKTDSNIAAKEERVEVIQPLVASMVQNGPFSLNGPLPQSLGDSVSPTPPFFTPTPDTTTSLPNPPSQPRSLDQCLSILRNPELGARFLSNAEVMELVTSRNILTYKLEAVMETPERGVVIRREMLSSKLPSPSALACLPYKDYDYTKVMGTCCENVIGYMPVPVGVAGPLLLDGKQFHVPMATTEGCLVASTNRGCRAVALSGGCSSRVLADGMTRGPVVRLPSACRAVEVKAWLETTEGFRTIKDAFDHTSRFARLDKLLVGLAGRNLYIRFQSHTGDAMGMNMLSKGTEQAVSRLQQQFPELQVLAVSGNYCTDKKPSAMNWILGRGKSAVCEVTVPARVVREVLKTSTTALVELNINKNLVGSAMAGSIGGFNAHAANIVAAIYIACGQDPAQTVGSSNCITLMEQVGPEGEDLYISCTMPSIELGTVGGGTNLAPQQACLQMLGVQGASLTGPGDNARQLASVVCATVLAGELSLMSALAAGHLVQSHMTHNRSQANVPQMAQSHSEEAA, from the exons ATGAAGGTACTTCTTTTTTGCTCTTACAT TGACTCCAGCCAGGTGTTAACCCGGTGTGTATCCACCATGTTGAATGGGGTGTTCAGGCTGCATGGCCTGATGGTGGCGTCTCACCCCTGGGAGGTGATTGTGGGCACCATTGCCCTGACCGTCTGTCTCATGTCCATGAACAACCTGGCCACTAGCGACCAGATCTGCAGCTGGAGCAATGGCTGTCCCAAACTACAGGAG AGAATCCTAAACAGTGATGTAATCATTCTAACGGTGACACGCTGCATGGCCATCGTGTACATCTACTTTCAGTTCCAGAACCTTCGCCAGCTGGGCTCCAAGTACATCCTTG GTATAGCGGGTCTCTTCACAGTATTCTCCAGCTTTGTCTTCAGCACCGTGGTCATTCACTTCCTGGGGAAAGAGTTGACAGGCCTAAA TGAAGCTCTGCCATTCTTCCTGCTCCTCATTGACCTGTCCAAGGCCTGTACCCTGGCCAAGTTTGCCCTTAGCTCCAACTCACAG gaggaggtgagagagaacaTCTCTCAGGGCATGGCTATCCTGGGTCCTACCTTCACCCTGGATGCCTTGGTGGAGTGTCTGGTCATTGGAGTGGGCACCATGTCAGGTGTGCGTCAGCTGGAGATGATGTGTTGTTTCGGCTGCATGTCTGTCCTGGCCAACTACTTTGTTTTCATGACCTTCTTCCCTGCCTGCGTTTCCCTGGTCCTCGAG ctgtccaGGGAGAGCCGCGAGGGCCGTCCCGTCTGGCAGCTGAGTCACTTTGCCCGTGTTATGGCTGAAGAGGAGGACAACAAACCAAACCCTGTTACACAGAGGGTTAAAATAATCATG TCTCTAGGTCTGGTTCTGGTCCATGCCCACAGTCGTCTTGTGTCAGAGCAGCCAGGTCAGAACCGGACAGTGGAGGGCGCCAGCAGTAGTCTAGCTCTCGATGGGCCAACAGTCCAGAGGATGGACCAAGACTACACTCTCTGGCCGATACCGCTCACCAG TATGGAGCTGGAGCAGGTGATAACCCTGGGTCTGGCTCTGCTGCTGGCTGTGAAGTATGTCTTCTTTGAGCCGGCTGAGACAGAGTTGTCCCTAAAGAgctccatctccacctctatctccgcCCCTGCACTGAGCCATAAGGGGGCTGAGGACTGCTGCAGGAGGGATCCTGCACCTGCTAAAACATCCCCGACAACCAACAGCACCCCAAACCCTTTAGCTAAAACTGATTCTAACATAGCGGCCAAAGAGGAAAGAG ttGAGGTGATTCAACCCCTGGTGGCCTCAATGGTGCAGAACGGTCCCTTCTCTCTGAATGGACCTCTCCCTCAGAGTTTAGGGGACAGTGTGTCCCCCACACCTCCTTTCTTTACCCCAACTCCAGACACAACTACGTCTCTCCCCAACCCCCCCTCCCAGCCCCGCTCCCTGGACCAGTGTCTGTCCATCCTCAGAAACCCTGAG TTGGGCGCTCGTTTTCTTAGCAATGCCGAGGTGATGGAGCTGGTGACATCACGGAACATCCTGACCTATAAGCTGGAGGCTGTCATGGAAACACCAGAGAGGGGCGTGGTCATCCGGAGAGAGATGCTATCATCCAAACTACCATCACCCTCTGCCTTGGCCTGTCTTCCTTACAAGGACTATGACTACACTAAG GTGATGGGCACCTGCTGTGAGAACGTCATTGGCTACATGCCCGTGCCAGTGGGCGTTGCTGGCCCTCTCCTATTGGATGGGAAGCAGTTCCATGTTCCCATGGCAACAACGGAAGGCTGCCTTGTGGCCAGCACAAACAGAGGATGCCGGGCCGTCGCT TTGAGTGGCGGTTGCAGCAGCAGGGTGCTAGCTGACGGTATGACGCGGGGTCCTGTTGTACGGCTGCCCTCAGCGTGCCGGGCTGTAGAGGTCAAGGCCTGGCTGGAGACCACAGAGGGTTTCAGGACCATCAAGGATGCCTTCGACCACACCAGCAG GTTTGCCCGTCTGGACAAGCTATTGGTAGGTCTAGCAGGGAGGAACCTCTACATCCGCTTCCAGTCCCACACTGGAGACGCCATGGGCATGAACATGCTCTCTAAG ggtaCAGAGCAGGCAGTGAGCAGGCTCCAACAGCAGTTCCCTGAGCTCCAGGTTCTAGCGGTGAGCGGAAACTATTGCACTGATAAGAAACCTTCAGCCATGAACTGGATCCTGGGTCGGGGAAAGTCTGCTGTGTGTGAGGTCACCGTCCCCGCCAGGGTGGTCCGAGAG gtcCTAAAGACCAGTACTACTGCCCTAGTAGAGTTGAACATCAATAAGAATCTAGTGGGCTCAGCCATGGCTGGTAGTATAGGAGGCTTCAATGCTCACGCTGCTAACATCGTAGCTGCTATCTACATTGCCTGTGGACAG gacccAGCCCAGACAGTGGGCAGTAGTAACTGTATAACTCTGATGGAGCAAGTTGGTCCTGAAGGAGAGGACCTGTATATCAGCTGTACCATGCCCTCTATAGAACTGGGCACTGTAGGAGGGGGCACCAACCTGGCACCACAACAAGCCTGTctacag ATGCTGGGTGTGCAGGGTGCCAGTCTAACTGGTCCAGGGGATAATGCCCGTCAGTTGGCCAGCGTGGTCTGTGCCACCGTCCTGGCAGGAGAACTGTCTCTGATGTCCGCTCTCGCCGCCGGACACCTCGTACAGAGTCACATGACCCACAACAG ATCTCAAGCCAATGTGCCACAAATGGCTCAATCCCACTCAGAGGAGGCTGCGTGA
- the LOC139544095 gene encoding V-type proton ATPase subunit G 1-like, translated as MASQSQGIQQLLQAEKRAAEKVAEARKRKNRRLKQAKEEAQAEIEQYRMQREKDFKTKEAAALGSHGNSAVEVDKETVGKMGSIQTSYQQNREGVLGNLLKMVCDIKPEIHVNYRFAG; from the exons ATGGCAAGCCAGTCCCAGGGTATCCAGCAGCTTTTGCAAGCTGAAAAAAGAGCTGCAGAAAAAGTAGCAGAAGCCCGCAAAC GTAAGAACCGTCGACTGAAGCAGGCCAAGGAGGAAGCCCAGGCCGAGATTGAGCAGTACCGTATGCAGAGGGAGAAGGATTTTAAGACCAAGGAGGCTGCG GCTCTTGGATCCCATGGTAACTCTGCTGTAGAGGTGGACAAAGAGACTGTGGGCAAGATGGGTAGCATCCAGACCAGCTACCAGCAGAACCGGGAAGGGGTGCTGGGCAACCTGCTTAAGATGGTGTGTGACATCAAGCCAGAGATCCATGTCAATTACCGTTTTGCTGGTTAA
- the LOC139544093 gene encoding 3-hydroxy-3-methylglutaryl-coenzyme A reductase-like isoform X2 translates to MLNGVFRLHGLMVASHPWEVIVGTIALTVCLMSMNNLATSDQICSWSNGCPKLQERILNSDVIILTVTRCMAIVYIYFQFQNLRQLGSKYILGIAGLFTVFSSFVFSTVVIHFLGKELTGLNEALPFFLLLIDLSKACTLAKFALSSNSQEEVRENISQGMAILGPTFTLDALVECLVIGVGTMSGVRQLEMMCCFGCMSVLANYFVFMTFFPACVSLVLELSRESREGRPVWQLSHFARVMAEEEDNKPNPVTQRVKIIMSLGLVLVHAHSRLVSEQPGQNRTVEGASSSLALDGPTVQRMDQDYTLWPIPLTSMELEQVITLGLALLLAVKYVFFEPAETELSLKSSISTSISAPALSHKGAEDCCRRDPAPAKTSPTTNSTPNPLAKTDSNIAAKEERVEVIQPLVASMVQNGPFSLNGPLPQSLGDSVSPTPPFFTPTPDTTTSLPNPPSQPRSLDQCLSILRNPELGARFLSNAEVMELVTSRNILTYKLEAVMETPERGVVIRREMLSSKLPSPSALACLPYKDYDYTKVMGTCCENVIGYMPVPVGVAGPLLLDGKQFHVPMATTEGCLVASTNRGCRAVALSGGCSSRVLADGMTRGPVVRLPSACRAVEVKAWLETTEGFRTIKDAFDHTSRFARLDKLLVGLAGRNLYIRFQSHTGDAMGMNMLSKGTEQAVSRLQQQFPELQVLAVSGNYCTDKKPSAMNWILGRGKSAVCEVTVPARVVREVLKTSTTALVELNINKNLVGSAMAGSIGGFNAHAANIVAAIYIACGQDPAQTVGSSNCITLMEQVGPEGEDLYISCTMPSIELGTVGGGTNLAPQQACLQMLGVQGASLTGPGDNARQLASVVCATVLAGELSLMSALAAGHLVQSHMTHNRSQANVPQMAQSHSEEAA, encoded by the exons ATGTTGAATGGGGTGTTCAGGCTGCATGGCCTGATGGTGGCGTCTCACCCCTGGGAGGTGATTGTGGGCACCATTGCCCTGACCGTCTGTCTCATGTCCATGAACAACCTGGCCACTAGCGACCAGATCTGCAGCTGGAGCAATGGCTGTCCCAAACTACAGGAG AGAATCCTAAACAGTGATGTAATCATTCTAACGGTGACACGCTGCATGGCCATCGTGTACATCTACTTTCAGTTCCAGAACCTTCGCCAGCTGGGCTCCAAGTACATCCTTG GTATAGCGGGTCTCTTCACAGTATTCTCCAGCTTTGTCTTCAGCACCGTGGTCATTCACTTCCTGGGGAAAGAGTTGACAGGCCTAAA TGAAGCTCTGCCATTCTTCCTGCTCCTCATTGACCTGTCCAAGGCCTGTACCCTGGCCAAGTTTGCCCTTAGCTCCAACTCACAG gaggaggtgagagagaacaTCTCTCAGGGCATGGCTATCCTGGGTCCTACCTTCACCCTGGATGCCTTGGTGGAGTGTCTGGTCATTGGAGTGGGCACCATGTCAGGTGTGCGTCAGCTGGAGATGATGTGTTGTTTCGGCTGCATGTCTGTCCTGGCCAACTACTTTGTTTTCATGACCTTCTTCCCTGCCTGCGTTTCCCTGGTCCTCGAG ctgtccaGGGAGAGCCGCGAGGGCCGTCCCGTCTGGCAGCTGAGTCACTTTGCCCGTGTTATGGCTGAAGAGGAGGACAACAAACCAAACCCTGTTACACAGAGGGTTAAAATAATCATG TCTCTAGGTCTGGTTCTGGTCCATGCCCACAGTCGTCTTGTGTCAGAGCAGCCAGGTCAGAACCGGACAGTGGAGGGCGCCAGCAGTAGTCTAGCTCTCGATGGGCCAACAGTCCAGAGGATGGACCAAGACTACACTCTCTGGCCGATACCGCTCACCAG TATGGAGCTGGAGCAGGTGATAACCCTGGGTCTGGCTCTGCTGCTGGCTGTGAAGTATGTCTTCTTTGAGCCGGCTGAGACAGAGTTGTCCCTAAAGAgctccatctccacctctatctccgcCCCTGCACTGAGCCATAAGGGGGCTGAGGACTGCTGCAGGAGGGATCCTGCACCTGCTAAAACATCCCCGACAACCAACAGCACCCCAAACCCTTTAGCTAAAACTGATTCTAACATAGCGGCCAAAGAGGAAAGAG ttGAGGTGATTCAACCCCTGGTGGCCTCAATGGTGCAGAACGGTCCCTTCTCTCTGAATGGACCTCTCCCTCAGAGTTTAGGGGACAGTGTGTCCCCCACACCTCCTTTCTTTACCCCAACTCCAGACACAACTACGTCTCTCCCCAACCCCCCCTCCCAGCCCCGCTCCCTGGACCAGTGTCTGTCCATCCTCAGAAACCCTGAG TTGGGCGCTCGTTTTCTTAGCAATGCCGAGGTGATGGAGCTGGTGACATCACGGAACATCCTGACCTATAAGCTGGAGGCTGTCATGGAAACACCAGAGAGGGGCGTGGTCATCCGGAGAGAGATGCTATCATCCAAACTACCATCACCCTCTGCCTTGGCCTGTCTTCCTTACAAGGACTATGACTACACTAAG GTGATGGGCACCTGCTGTGAGAACGTCATTGGCTACATGCCCGTGCCAGTGGGCGTTGCTGGCCCTCTCCTATTGGATGGGAAGCAGTTCCATGTTCCCATGGCAACAACGGAAGGCTGCCTTGTGGCCAGCACAAACAGAGGATGCCGGGCCGTCGCT TTGAGTGGCGGTTGCAGCAGCAGGGTGCTAGCTGACGGTATGACGCGGGGTCCTGTTGTACGGCTGCCCTCAGCGTGCCGGGCTGTAGAGGTCAAGGCCTGGCTGGAGACCACAGAGGGTTTCAGGACCATCAAGGATGCCTTCGACCACACCAGCAG GTTTGCCCGTCTGGACAAGCTATTGGTAGGTCTAGCAGGGAGGAACCTCTACATCCGCTTCCAGTCCCACACTGGAGACGCCATGGGCATGAACATGCTCTCTAAG ggtaCAGAGCAGGCAGTGAGCAGGCTCCAACAGCAGTTCCCTGAGCTCCAGGTTCTAGCGGTGAGCGGAAACTATTGCACTGATAAGAAACCTTCAGCCATGAACTGGATCCTGGGTCGGGGAAAGTCTGCTGTGTGTGAGGTCACCGTCCCCGCCAGGGTGGTCCGAGAG gtcCTAAAGACCAGTACTACTGCCCTAGTAGAGTTGAACATCAATAAGAATCTAGTGGGCTCAGCCATGGCTGGTAGTATAGGAGGCTTCAATGCTCACGCTGCTAACATCGTAGCTGCTATCTACATTGCCTGTGGACAG gacccAGCCCAGACAGTGGGCAGTAGTAACTGTATAACTCTGATGGAGCAAGTTGGTCCTGAAGGAGAGGACCTGTATATCAGCTGTACCATGCCCTCTATAGAACTGGGCACTGTAGGAGGGGGCACCAACCTGGCACCACAACAAGCCTGTctacag ATGCTGGGTGTGCAGGGTGCCAGTCTAACTGGTCCAGGGGATAATGCCCGTCAGTTGGCCAGCGTGGTCTGTGCCACCGTCCTGGCAGGAGAACTGTCTCTGATGTCCGCTCTCGCCGCCGGACACCTCGTACAGAGTCACATGACCCACAACAG ATCTCAAGCCAATGTGCCACAAATGGCTCAATCCCACTCAGAGGAGGCTGCGTGA